CCATAAGTGGAAAAGGAGATGGTCCATTAGACATGAAAAGCGAATTAAAAATTCCTTGAATTTGGTTTTGGAAGTTGTATCATAGTGCTCCCGTTACTCTGTTCCGTATATTTGGTGGACATGGTTAATTTCTCGCTTTATGTGCTTCTGTTGATTCAGAGAATTAATAAACTGAAATTAATGAGCAAAGttggtctttttttttccttttttccccgAATTGTGGTTTTTGTATGAACATAAATAATAAGAAAGCATGCCAGAGCatgttattaattttttttgagtGTTCAGACTTATCACTGGAAATTTAGCATTAAATGTTGGCAGGACAGAGCAATCTGCATAGGGTGCATAAAAGaatgccattttgacttgtctgTGCTAGGCTCTATTCAAGTATAGAAATAGAATTTGTTTTCTCTAATCAATATAATATCTATATGGTACTTACGAGGAAAACAGAAAACAGAATATTGCAGTGATTGAGTTCCAGGACAAgcaaatttcatcttttatctATTACTTACTCTGCTTTTCTAAATAGGTTCCATATTTCTCCTAAATAGGTTCCATAGCTTTGACATTTTAACATTTCAAATGTCTAGTCatctttttgtgttttgacaTATATTTCAAAACAATGGAATGCAAGATATCAAACATGTCTAAGTAGTCCAATACGGAATTTCTCTTCAACATAAGACTGAAAAAGTTGGAATGTTCTTAAACACAACAATTATTCAGTGTTTCTTTTAATCCAGGTATCTAAGTAATCATGTCACAAGGGTCAATCCATGTGCGAACCCATTTGTTGATGTAGCATGTTATGGTTGTGCCTTACTGGGTTTCACATATCTGGTCTGAACCTGATCCAACTAGTGTTATTCTTGGTCGTCTTCAGTTATCGTGTCCCTGACTGAAATTTCACCTTTATTGCAAGGTTGGAGATTTTTAACCAGAAATCTGCATCTTATATTTGTCAGTATGTATAGAATGTGTAGTTGTAAACATGAAACATCTTATTTCTTTATTGACCTCTCTGAAACTCTTGGAAACCAGAGATCTTTGCATTCGTATGTTCTGTTGTTCTCTTGCTTGAATTCTTCTGGGAATACATGTCCTCTCCTGTTGTTCTCCTGTTGCATTTGTTTGTTAGTTTGAATACATGTCATCTCCGTTGCTATCAAATACAGCCTTAAGCTAACTTTTAATTCTTGGTACAGATGAGGCCAATTTTGTGGTGTATTATCTTGTGCTCTTGACTTCATTGCCTCCTAGATCCCCTTATCAATTTAAAATTACTATGTGGCATATTCTCTGGCTGCAGAACTTTCTACATTAATATCTTTTTGCACTGTAGATACGACCAAACAACTGGATGATTTGACAACAGGTAGGGAAATCTCCAATGCTGAGGTTGTTGAAAGTGTAATTAACGAGGCAGAGAATACTAAGCCTGCAAGTGATAACAGAGCTGAAGAAGTTTCTTTTGGAGTTGAACAAACAGATGGTCTTCAGATCAATTCTTCTCCTAATGTATTTGAGACTATTTCAGAGGACTTAGTTGCAAATGCTGAGAGTGGCAAACAGAAAGAGATCGGTTCTTCTAAATCGGAAACCAATATACAAGTGAAAGAAAGTGTTAATGAGGTTGAATCCTCCACAGAATCTGTAGTCCTTCTTAGCAAGTCTCCAGATGAAGCATCTCTAAGTAAGTCTAAGTCAGATGTTGCAGAAGGAAGTTCTGGTTGTTTGGTAGTGGAAACAATGGAACACGAAGCAGACAGAAAAGTTTCAGATACTATGACCATGGAACCTAAGTTGCATGAGGCCAGTGGAAGTATATCACATGCTGCAGCAGTCAAAGAAATTGTTGAACAGGAGAAAGAGCCGAGTAACAAGTCGGAAGCTAGGATGACAAGTGTTTCCACCATAAATGAAATTATTGAACAAGAGAAAGGGTTGTCTAATGTGTTACAGGCTGAGATGACCAAAGTTGATCTCCCCTCTCAAACTGAGCCTCATAAATGCACTGATACTTCAGTTACTACTCAAGCTGAAGCTGATTCTGCGGGGGATACAATACGAGTTGGTCATGATGAGTTGGCTAAGGTTTGTGATTTGAAGGAAGGAGGGGATAAAGAGGTGCATGTAGTATCAGTTGCTGAAACTTTACCTACGGTAGAAAATCCTGAGATCATGATTGGAGATTTTAAAGACTACAAAGTTTTAAGATCCAGTTTTCCTGTGGATCTAGGGGATGCTGAAGTTACTAGGTCTGGGGAAGATGCTAACAAAGTCAACCTGCCTGAGTCTGTCCTGAGTCCCAGTTCAAGCGTCCCTGTTGGAAGGTTGCACACCTCTAATTTAAATTCTAGTTGTTCAGAAGCTAGTCTTGAGAAAGAAGGCCTTTTAACACCTGTTCAAGGGCAAGTTGATACTTCTGGGTTAAGGGGGATCAGTGAAGAAGGCTCTGGAAGTAATGGCCTGGAAGGTTCTTCAGTGAATTCTGGTTTTGAAAAACAGGTTATTGAAGGATGTCAACCTAAACCGACTGATAAAGAATCATCACAAGATGGAGTTTCAGCACCAAGCTCAATTGAACATTCTGATGTGATGCGTGCTGTGTCGTCCATTGATGAAGAATTCAGCAGTCAAACAACCAAATTAAGTAACTTTGATAATgatgtaaacttgaaaagtgaTCATGTGAGGTCAGAAAATGGAACAGATCACCTGTTGGATGAGGATAATATTTCAAGTTCTAAGAAATGCACAATTGAAGTTGATGTGGAAACCTCACAAGGAACTGAAACAGGTAGGAGCACTGAAGTACAAAGGTCTGAAGGTGTATTTGTCGTGGATCCTGATTTAATTCCTGAAGGCCATAGTGTAGCATCAGGTGAACAATCAGAAAATCCTAAGGAGATGGAAGCACAAATTTCCAGTTCAGATTCTCAATTAAAACCTGAAGATCATGGTGGAGCATCTGACAAAAAATCAGAAGATTATAAGGAGGCAGCAGGTTTGCCTGTAGCTTCTACAAACTCAAGCCAAAGTTCTGCTACTGTTGAAGACAAAATTACCAATGATGCAGTCACTTCTGAAATAGGTAAGAGCACTGAAGTACAAAGGTCTGAAGATGTCTTTGTCGTGGATCCTGATTTAAGTCCTGAAGGCCATAGTGTAGCATCAGGTGAACAATCAGAAAATCCTAAGGAGATGGAAACACAAAGTTCCAGTTCAGTTTCTCAATTAAAACCTGAAGATCATGGTGGAGCATATGACAAAAAATTAGAAGATTATA
This region of Coffea arabica cultivar ET-39 chromosome 3c, Coffea Arabica ET-39 HiFi, whole genome shotgun sequence genomic DNA includes:
- the LOC113703691 gene encoding uncharacterized protein isoform X2, which produces MDVQDHKKTPSSGGHEGHGVHVCHKCGWPFPNPHPSAKHRRAHKRVCGKVEGYKLVDSETDHISDDDHLSDDDIVKTPSPKMEKGSVKEVGSGAGIGLKSSKSEDDVFSDAVTEFSDSGISPSIEERLESVREVDNTVGAELVHELNDSQKSEDCRADDTTKQLDDLTTGREISNAEVVESVINEAENTKPASDNRAEEVSFGVEQTDGLQINSSPNVFETISEDLVANAESGKQKEIGSSKSETNIQVKESVNEVESSTESVVLLSKSPDEASLSKSKSDVAEGSSGCLVVETMEHEADRKVSDTMTMEPKLHEASGSISHAAAVKEIVEQEKEPSNKSEARMTSVSTINEIIEQEKGLSNVLQAEMTKVDLPSQTEPHKCTDTSVTTQAEADSAGDTIRVGHDELAKVCDLKEGGDKEVHVVSVAETLPTVENPEIMIGDFKDYKVLRSSFPVDLGDAEVTRSGEDANKVNLPESVLSPSSSVPVGRLHTSNLNSSCSEASLEKEGLLTPVQGQVDTSGLRGISEEGSGSNGLEGSSVNSGFEKQVIEGCQPKPTDKESSQDGVSAPSSIEHSDVMRAVSSIDEEFSSQTTKLSNFDNDVNLKSDHVRSENGTDHLLDEDNISSSKKCTIEVDVETSQGTETGRSTEVQRSEGVFVVDPDLIPEGHSVASGEQSENPKEMEAQISSSDSQLKPEDHGGASDKKSEDYKEAAGLPVASTNSSQSSATVEDKITNDAVTSEIGKSTEVQRSEDVFVVDPDLSPEGHSVASGEQSENPKEMETQSSSSVSQLKPEDHGGAYDKKLEDYKEAAAFPVASTISSQSSATVEDKITNDAVISQPLLDGDNGKLTKESVHVSAVDDSVVSSSRTESLDGNWGSVSVLSTQSDGTALVDAETLSSAGNQGPEKSGVMSLKLQTPSQDSHPDKSDAFEPPSFMTLVESRVEDDKKDVATETHNIQKTEQPNSEALQAGWFPSLTNVVNESEGRKKNEEIIAKVTNWNAGKQHSPLKNLLNEAQAETKVKSADQKQVPSVNRGNETVSKNNGAAVTTVGSIMGSETPVDNAAKRDMEKEWNSPARYPVEIKKEKKKGKPYWVPFVCCTSIHQDL
- the LOC113703691 gene encoding uncharacterized protein isoform X1; this encodes MDVQDHKKTPSSAGGHEGHGVHVCHKCGWPFPNPHPSAKHRRAHKRVCGKVEGYKLVDSETDHISDDDHLSDDDIVKTPSPKMEKGSVKEVGSGAGIGLKSSKSEDDVFSDAVTEFSDSGISPSIEERLESVREVDNTVGAELVHELNDSQKSEDCRADDTTKQLDDLTTGREISNAEVVESVINEAENTKPASDNRAEEVSFGVEQTDGLQINSSPNVFETISEDLVANAESGKQKEIGSSKSETNIQVKESVNEVESSTESVVLLSKSPDEASLSKSKSDVAEGSSGCLVVETMEHEADRKVSDTMTMEPKLHEASGSISHAAAVKEIVEQEKEPSNKSEARMTSVSTINEIIEQEKGLSNVLQAEMTKVDLPSQTEPHKCTDTSVTTQAEADSAGDTIRVGHDELAKVCDLKEGGDKEVHVVSVAETLPTVENPEIMIGDFKDYKVLRSSFPVDLGDAEVTRSGEDANKVNLPESVLSPSSSVPVGRLHTSNLNSSCSEASLEKEGLLTPVQGQVDTSGLRGISEEGSGSNGLEGSSVNSGFEKQVIEGCQPKPTDKESSQDGVSAPSSIEHSDVMRAVSSIDEEFSSQTTKLSNFDNDVNLKSDHVRSENGTDHLLDEDNISSSKKCTIEVDVETSQGTETGRSTEVQRSEGVFVVDPDLIPEGHSVASGEQSENPKEMEAQISSSDSQLKPEDHGGASDKKSEDYKEAAGLPVASTNSSQSSATVEDKITNDAVTSEIGKSTEVQRSEDVFVVDPDLSPEGHSVASGEQSENPKEMETQSSSSVSQLKPEDHGGAYDKKLEDYKEAAAFPVASTISSQSSATVEDKITNDAVISQPLLDGDNGKLTKESVHVSAVDDSVVSSSRTESLDGNWGSVSVLSTQSDGTALVDAETLSSAGNQGPEKSGVMSLKLQTPSQDSHPDKSDAFEPPSFMTLVESRVEDDKKDVATETHNIQKTEQPNSEALQAGWFPSLTNVVNESEGRKKNEEIIAKVTNWNAGKQHSPLKNLLNEAQAETKVKSADQKQVPSVNRGNETVSKNNGAAVTTVGSIMGSETPVDNAAKRDMEKEWNSPARYPVEIKKEKKKGKPYWVPFVCCTSIHQDL